The sequence GCGCCAAAGTAGCCGTCCAAGGACAGCTAAGAAGACACAATGATGACACCCTGTgccccgtgcttaaacagttaccctactgttcactcacggattaatttactgttttactttaatgattgtaaacaggaactccttattctataaaaggagaacctcgtTCTAAGCTAAGGCAGAGCTCATTccagaactcactcgagagaaaaCCCCTAATCCTTTCCACCTTGTTCTTGACTCTACTTAACCCTGATTTCtataagtgcaaatctgcactaccaattgcctgtaattactttaagcttgttaattttaataaagcttatatgtttattacaattatttttgcatacgcatacatgcatatggtcggtttaaccgcctatttattttgtgcttgcataatttaattattgtgcattATACTCTGTctcttccattcccttccttctcttcttcttcagtcaggctcctccctttccttcttctcgctgttttataatataattttataaaaatactcttcatttaacatattattatataatatattgtacaaaATGTTGTAGAAAAATCATTTACCAAAGCAAAAATGAAACCATCCGAGGATTAGGAGCCACAGAGAAGGACAAAAGATACGGGTTATCATGACGGCCGAGGTGGAATCTAAAAGGGACTAACTAAGATAGGCAAATAAATTTCAACGAGAGAATTATTTTGTCTACACAAATcctataaaaatgattttacagACTGATGTGTCAAtccattttcttataaattgaattttttaattaactacCGAGAGTATTAAGTTAGCATATACCTTACTGTCgctaatatttcatattttaaatggatCATCCATCACTTCTCATCTCTACTTTTGTCTCCAAAGCTTGAACTTTTCCTCCCAAATTGTTTCCTGTGTCatccattttcactttttcatcTCCACACTTCATCATCAGCTCACAAAATCCCTTTGTTAGTGATGAGGAAGGTTACAAAGGGACTAATAAAGATAGGCAAACAATGAGAGAATTAATTTGTCTATGCAGAAATCCTACAAAAATGATTTTACGTGCTGATGTGTCAAATCAATTTTCTCATATGTTGAACTTTTTAGTTAACATTTTGCTAAGTTTGACAAAagagtttattttttggataagtttgacAGAAAGATTGAAGTGGAAATCCAATGAAATGTCTAGTTTTGGGAGTTGGCACAGACAATTTGTTAAAACtagtttgaaaattataaatatgaaacaaaAAACCTTGCGATTCTCTCTGTACACCTTGCGATTCCCATGGGTGAACAGTGAAGCGAGAAATCCTAACTCAACCAACCCATTGCCACCCCTCACCCATCATCAATCAATCGGAGTGTGATATCTCACCTCCATCACAGACGAGACTGGCAGACCCCGACGTCCTCGCTGAGGGCCGTCCGACGTCGATCCTTGTCAGCAAACTTAGTTTTCTCACTTCATCTCTGTCGAAGGTGTCGTACTGTCACCGTGCACTTTCAACTCCGCCACAGACTTGGACGATGGACTCCGATGAGTCCGTTGTGAGGCATCCAACATCGATCCTTTTCCGGCGACTGGGAGTATTTTGCTGTTTTTCCGTTACATCCTCCGTTACTTCACGTGACCTGAGCCTTTGCATTAGCCATCGTTACAGACGTGTTCGACGGACTTCTGCGACCCCATTGTGGGGTCTCCAACGCTGGTCATCCTCCGGTGACTAGAAGCTTCCGTTATCTCAGTTAAGGGGTTATGCTTTTACCAACCTAGTGTGCCTCTAGGCTTTGTTTTTCCCCACCTGATAACTCCAGACACTTTTGTGCACTGCTTCTACTCAACAGAATGATGCATTTCAGCATCGGATGCCCCTACATCTAAAGTCGAAGGGTTGATCAGTACGGGTTAGCTGGTGCGCTTTTGGGTGGAATCGAAGGCTTTTGAACTTTTGCCAGAATCATGGAGATCGTCATTAAAAATTGTGGAGAGAAGTAGAAGGGTGTGGAGATTTGTAGTGATGGGTCACAGTGGTCTAGAATGGTTGACGGCTACGATGGAAGCAATATTACAAGTGGGGAAAAATTTGGACTTCACAAAACACTTGCGCGAAGGCAACAGAACATTCATGGCTTAAAGATGCTCCAATAAGTATGGTAGGTTTTTAATTGTCACCGAATATGGTGGAGGAGGCCGGCGGAGTGTTGTAGCCATTCCTGAAGGGTATGAAGGTCTGGGTTGGGAGAAATTTGCTTTGGAGTTACGCAGAGCTACATATATGCTTTTTGCTGATGGGtcaaagaaggaaaaccaaaagaagaatgagaatATCAACTTGGAAGTGAATCAtaaagacccaagtacatccATGGTGGCAAGACGATCATATGCGGCAGCTCTGAAGACCGGTCATGATTCAGGGGTTCATAGTGAGGGGAATAATATAAGTGGTTTGCAGATCATGCCTTAGAACCAACCAACTTGTCGCGATGCATAATtctttaaaggagatggaaacccaacttgtcgaATTGAAGGCAGCGATAGCTTTtttgtctacgaaaatagaccTACTTTCAACTGAAGGCAATAGGGTTGTAAAGAATAAGATTAAGATAGACTCGAATCCTTTAAACTTAGATAAAGGAAAACGAAAAATCGGATTCGGCCTTGTTCCTATAACCAAATCTAGAAGAGTATGGCGGGTCAAAAGGAAGTATGGGTTATTTGAAGTGGGTACTATGTCGAGTATCGACGTAGAGACATTTGTAATATAATGTCATTCGCCTCAGGTGACTTCTGTACccgaagaaactatggctctttcgtcggagttgaaggaaaatggtgtcaTACCATTGGTGAAAGGACCTGCCGAAGTTGCACATAAAGGATCACTAGAGGTTAAGGGACTTGATGTCATACCATTGAAGATAACTAATGGAGTTGCTAATGAGATACgagatttgaatatggattTGGCATTGGTGCCTTGTCTAGAGTCGAAAGTGCAGCTGGATATTGTGTCTGGGGATATTGTGGCTCCCTTGGTctttcttcctccaatagcagattagattctgcctaaagttaacgagattcagcattTCATGAGAATTTCACAtagaggatgtgaagaccaatttaaagaattaattacTACAATCAAGGCAAGCCactcgcttgaaaccaaattaaGTTTCAacaaaagcagggagttacaacGTCTTTTTTCGACAATTAACTAcaacgctaagggtggtagctcaactaaAGGGAAGTCGAAAGgaagggcattgtgaagacaggaaacaaggggttggggtggggtttttggcagagttttagttctacgggaaacaaggggttggagtcgggcttggtgtattttggattgtttttcataggctttttgggttattaggagttttctattatgggcaaggtgttctCTTGTATATATCAATGTACTTGattactccttttgatatatatatatatatatctatataatatttttacttataaaaaaaaaattgttaaaactAGAAGAACCTAATGGTAGAAGTAGTGTGCAGTCAATATAAAACTATGATGTTAGGAAGTGAAAACTCTTCTTGTCAAGACATCATCTCTACTTCTAGGCTGCTAAGAAAATCAGAACACACACAATGAGCCCTTAGAACTCCATAAATTAGTTGTCGGATAAACCCCTCTCAGGCATTCAAGCATGCAAGCCAATCAAAggtaaaaatctgaaaatcgaAAGGTCTGACTGTTATTTGAGCATGAAGTTAACCCGATGTATACAAACCCAAGTCATGGCCGTAATTCTTCAACTGTTCCCTACTCCTATTTTTAAGAAGAGTGGTCGGAACATGAATAGCAGCTCCATGTTACTTGTAAGCTGTCACTATTGCTAGTTTCCTCTTGCCTTTTCCAAGTCGGGAAGATCTGTCAATACATTTATCTTCCATATCAGAACAGAGGAAAAagaacattgaaaaaaaaaacacaaataccgttaaaagcaaaacaaaaaagtgaaaagataACAAGACATGGACATTTAACAAAAATAGTGATAGCCAacacatttattattaatacccaataatttatgaaaaatatatgcactCAATTAGCAGTGTCTTGAAATGCTAGTCAGGTTTCTACTTTCTCGGGAAAAAGGAGTGGGTGAAAGTTAAAAATGTAATCAACTGAGACAAAGGGCCTGTTTGGGATTGCGTTAGGGATCATAAAAAGTACTTAAATAGCCTCAAATgctctttaatgataaaattactttttaatctaaaaaaacttaaaaatacgtttcatgaaaatcatcaaaatattcgCTTTTCCGGATAATGCGGAACGTAGttccaatttaaaaaaaaaaaaaaaaaaattgtcaatggGCAAAACTACCCATACAAATTTCAGATAATTACAGCTTTGCCCTATGATCTTATCGCAGGCATGACACTACCTCAAATGACATTTCTACAtcaaaaaacacttttttatattgtttctaaataaatgtaatatgtttgaaagtaCTTTAGACATATGGTTACCAAATAgtaaaaaactttttaatagtagagctTATTACTTAAGCTCTACAACTAAAACCCTAAAGCAAAAAGCTATATTACCCACCTAAATCCCAAACATGCACAAAGTGCTCGTACTTAATAGAAAGACTCATTCTCTTGCAACGATGtagacaaaaaaataacaaacattttaaaaaacatgCATTGCATAGTTTAcagataaaattttagaaatgcAAGGAAATTTTTTCTGTTCATATAATAAAAACTACAATGAGAACACATGGAATGTTGTACTGAATGGCATTCAGAATATCATTCAATGCATGATTCCTATAAAAGAGTGAAGTTTTACACTCACAAAGCATTCCTTCATCATCACTGCTTCCGTCATCTTGACCAATATACTGCATAATAACAAAATCCAAAGCACATGATTAGGTgacaaattgtaaatttattaacaGCACTGCTCATTCTTTACAGTAAATAGCGGGAATCAAATTACCACAGCATTGTGATCATCAGAGGCCGAATCAGCtacaaaagaacataaaaaactCAGCCTCAGATCAAGTAAACTACACAAGAAGTAAAATCTAATTTGACATTGATGCTGAACCATTAGTTTCAAGATAACTACAAAATAGCCTGGATGGCACTTATCCGCTAGAAATTTCCAGGCACTTGATACTCCACCTAGGGCTGAGCACTGAccaagttggagtcggagtcggaatgCCATAcctccgactttgtcggaggtcgaattCGACCGCCGACTCCGCCTTGTGTATCCTCCGCTacaactctgactccgacttgtcaGAGCGGAGTCAGATTTACAAAATCAACCAAGAAATCAACCCTAGCAGATGCCAAAAAAATCAACCCACAAAGTtacaaaatcaaccaaaaaatcTGGAATTAAGCATACaaaaaatcaacccaaaaaatctggaaatcagcatacaaaaaaaatcaatcaagaaattaaaattatgagTGAACGGAAGAGGCACTTAAGAACCAAGGTGCTGGAACCGACACTGATGACTCAATGGGCAGTGTGGCACGGCGATGACTCGATGGGCAGAGAGTGACGTTGATGAGAGTGAGTGACTTAGTGAGGTCGGATGGCGAGGGGAAGTCAATGGATGGCTGCACGgcgagagaagagagaaagaggtgaCAGATTGGGTGGGTAGAAGAAGGCGGCTCAGTCTAGTGTTTTGAGAAACTCGAGTGAAGTGAGAAACTGAAGAGTGAAGTGTGAGGGTGAGGtcgggggggaggggggttagAAACTTAACACCAAAGTCAAAACGATGCCCTTTTTGCTCTAAAAACTACGCCATTTTGCTTGAATGTGGGCTGGGTTGCTTTGTTTGGGCTTCTAAACCCATTTTTCCCCCTTAAAGGGCCTAAACCCTgttttaagctttttttttctttcacccCTCTAAACCCTAAACTAAGCCCTttttttaaaccctaaatttaattttaatcttaatctttgttttagccctaaatttttttatttatggtttttataattattagtattgattattagtaaatattaattcactagtgtctaattacacgttatcatactatagtgtctaattatatgttatcattctatttatagttcttataatttttttcatcactcaattaaattgttagtattgattattaacaattgctatttAAATCGACTTGTACTatagtgtttaaatataatttattatactagtgttattatacattagtattacaacttattaactcattatacttgtactatactagtgtctaacttatttctattatagacttgtactatagtgtttaattacatgatcctacatgttattataatagTGTCTAACtcatttctaacttaattatatactacacgttagtattacatgttattatactagtgttattatacattagtattaaatggtagtaatactatgatgttcattgtttacatatactaaactattatcaTTCAATttggtctatttatattatagtataagtatattattttataataattagctcatactacttactagtatattattgaatttaactaactaaataagttctagttatataaaatatatcattaatatatagaaaaatacatatatttttataacatatgtacaatatcaaaGTCGGAGTTGGATCGGAGCGGAGTCAGAGTCGGTCCAACGCCACCTCCGACTCAGACTCCGACATTTAGTCTAAAAAAAACTTTGACTCTAACTTGTCGGAGCCGGAGCAGAGTCGAAgtggagtcagagtcggatttTGGCTCAGCCCTAACTCCACCCAAGATAAGTCATGAATAAAATGCAAGTCATAATCCTCAGAAAGTAATAAAATGGAAGAAATCATCACACAAGTAAGCAGGAATCCCATCCATAATATGAATTCTCAAATCCAGGCCCAGTGTATAAACATTGTAAGGTACATGGAAAATGCTCACATGACAAAACCAAACAGATAGAAACTGTCATATGAACTTACAAGTTGAcccttcctcatcctcatcaCACCATTTGTTCCAATCAACCTTAAGGTAAGGAGCAGGTTTTTCTTCTGACTTTAATAGTCTTTCCCACCAACCTTTCTGCTCTTTCTGGATTGAGCATAGAATGTTCCTCAACCCAACTTGAGTTTTACAAACCTGCACCATAGAGTAAAAAATCAATGCACCTACAAACTTCCAATCATTCCAGAAGGTTAAGTTGAAATGAACTTGGAAGAACAGAATGAAAACTTGTCAAGAAACTCTTAAACCATTAACTTATCATTATTCTAAGTTGGGGGGAAAGGAACAGAAGAAATTTTGATGACCATAAGCAGATAATGGATCAGCTTAAAAGTTTCTTCCTCAATACTTTGTTCCTTTGGGTAATTGCTATAGACTTCAATGGTATtaagttttcatgatttccttgtattttcttttcctttttccaattGTGTGCTTCTCCtatatacgtcctgtgtacttggattatgcctttgttttttttatcaatgaagTAATCGttaattatcccaaaaaaagTATTCATAGCAAAAGTGATGCAATATAAACATCAGCTTAACACCTActacattttttaaatccttcACTGTTTGAACAATACCAGAAGAATGCTGCATTGCTTTTACATGCTTAAATGCTCCACTTAAACAATCGAGAAAAACCAAAAGCTAGTCTAACTGTGCTATTAAAAGGTAACAATCAACTCAATGTGGCTGCTTCATGGTAAAAGCATGGGTGGCAAGTGGTAGTGATGAGTTGCAACAGGATTGGTGGTTGAGGGGCAGTGGGGTACTAGGCACAGGAACCAAAAAGAGAAAGGAGGGTACAGCAGAAACAAAAGAGACAAGGATCGAAGGAGAGTTATCCTTGGTAGAAAAATAATGTTAAGATGATGCTTATCAGTGGGATGTGTGCAAGAACAAGTTTTTCAGTGGAACTGACAGCCTGGTGATCATTTGGATGTGATGAAAGTGATATATTTGTACCTAAATTTTGACAACAGCAAAGACAAATCAAAGTGTGAATTGAATCTTCCTTAACTATGGTATACAGAACTGGTTGGACAAGGcagttatattaaatcaatatacTGCTCAAAATACAAACTTCAATATTCTACACACTTGAGCGGCTCCCGAGTCCTGACAACATGATTaccaaacattattttaactCAAGCATACACACAACAAACACCATGGGATGACAAAAAAGCTAATCGGCTTGGGACCATGCGTTATGAAGCAAAAGTCACTGGTTCTGATTTCTCCCTCCCCTTCCCATGTGAGCCAAACTCatccaagaaataaaaagatatgaaaataatatacaaacGGGTAGGCcatataaactaaatatgaaGATTGGTCTCACCTCAGGCATTATTGGGCCATAAAGTTCCAAACTGAACACAAACAATTCACCTTGCAGCCCTTTAGCAGAGAAACTAAATAAGCCCTGCGGCTCACAGTTCACAGAAACCTCTTTTGCATCAGGTAGAGCAATGGTAAGATAAACCTTATCAGAACGTTGAGCCCAAAGAACCTCCGGACTGCGACTGcattcatgaaaaataaagaacttaATATTTCAATACCCTACAGAGAAGTGGTCTTTAGGAggtgttttgaaaattaaaaaaaaccacCACTTAATGGTCAGGACAGAAGGGAGTCATGCTACAGCCAAAATGTTTGTGACCACCATTGTAAACTATCTTTAGTGTCAGTTTGTGATTGTCACtgatatatgtattttttcaatgTATGAAAGCTCAAAACCCCCGCATTGTGCTTAATTGTGCGCTGATAGTAATAGAGGTCCTTTGTTTTTTTGATCAGTAGTAATAGAGGTCCTTTGTTATGTCTGGTAGAGTCAGGACGAGTGACAAGGATAGTCACAGATAGGAGATAATACTACTAATATTGTTGTTTGATAACAAACATGGTTTTAGACACATTGAATACACCTTTCTAGAAGATGAACTTAACGTTAAAGTTCATGTAGTGGGTGCTTCCATGTAATAATTAATGAAGTTCCTATATGAGTAGCAGAAAGAAATGCTTGCATGAATTATATACTGTCAAATTGGTTTGAATGCCCTTTACCGAGGGtttgctttcattatatagaagaGAATATACAAGATTGTCGCCAGATTCTATGCCTCTAATATgctatacaaggtaagtatttaCAGCAATATCTAATCTAGCTAGAAAGGAAATTATCaccaaaaatacaataaatcataTCCCATATCTCCGTAACatccccctcaaattgatgctggaagatgaagaagcatcaatttgtcGACCAAGAGCTGATGGCAGTGCCGAGAAAGAGCTTTGGTGAATATGTCGGCAGTTTGATGTTCGGTGGAAATGTGAGGAAGAGTAATCACATGTTTGTCAAAGGATTCTCGTATGGAATGACAATCGACTTCGATATGTTTCTTACGCTCATGGAAGACAGGATTAGCGGCGATCTAAATAGCACTAGTATTATCAGCATGAATAGGAGTGGACTGAAGCTGAGGAAAACCAAGTTCACCCAATAACTCACGAAGCCATGTGATCTCAGAGCATGCGAAAGACATAGCACGATACTCAGACTCAGTGGAGGACTTGGAAActctgtcttgcttcttactcttccaatAAATGAGTGCATTGCCTAAAAACATGCACCAGCCACAGCGACAAGTATCCGCACATCtggcccaatcagcatcactataccCCACCAACTGTAAGGAAGATTCCTTAGAAAAGAATAACCCGTGTGTAGAGGTGCCTTTCAGATATCGGATAATGCGGTAGACAGCGGCTAAGTGAAGATGTCGGGGGGCTTGCATAAATTGACTGACCTGCTGCacaacaaaagaaatgtcaGGACGAGTAATCGTCAAGTAGTTCAAACTCCTAACGAGCTGTCGATACAAGGATGGATCTTAGAGAAGTTCGCCTTCCTCCTGACGAAGCTTAAGATTTACCCCCAAGGGAGCAAGAACAGAGTTACCCGATTGGAGACTAGCCAATGAAATCAGTTCCTGTGTGTATCTGTGCTGGTGTAACAATATACCAGTCTGAGTAATCTGCACCTCAAGGCCAAGAAAGTACTGCAagggaccaagatctttcatgtgaaaagaggccttgagatgctgttgtaattgcttaattaactcAGTATCAGAGCCAGTAAtcacaatgtcatcaacatataccagAAGCAGTACAATTCCTGCAGAAGTCTTTCGAAGAAATAGAGAGGAATCAAATTGACTCTGAGTAAAGTGAAAAGCAAGTAAAGTAGagcgaaatttatcaaaccatgcaTGCGAAACCTGTTTCAATCCATACAAAGATCGGCGTAGCTGACAAACCTTTGAGGAAGGTGTAGTAAACATGCCGGGAGGTGGAGACATATAAATTCCATCCTTCAAATCTCCATGTAGAAGCGCATTCTTCACGTCCATCTGCCGGAGAGACCATCCCTGCAACGCAGCAAGTGCCAAGATAGTCTGTACagtagtcattttggcaacaggtgcaaatgtctcttcataatcaataACATACTCCTGCCGGTTCCCAAGGGCTACGAGACGAGCCTTATATCGGTCCAGTGAGCCATCAGATCGAAACTTGACTGAGGACACCCATTAACAACCAATAGGTTTGACACCAGAGGAACAAGTCACAAGATCCCAAGTGTGATTGTCTTGAAGAGCTTGGATTTCTTCTTGCATGGCCTGCTGCCAACATGCTTGGGTGGCTGCCTGATTATAAGAGCGAGGAACAGAAATAGTGTCGAGAGTGGCAGTAAGCGAGGTATGAGAAAAACCATACCTATCTGGTGGATGTGTAATAGTGGAGCGTCGAGGTATAGGAAGTGTAGAATCAGATGACGGATCACTGTCTTGAAGAGGCGTTGAAGGAGGACGTCTATGATACACCACACCTGGTTTAAATCGctcaataaaagaagaagacgTATCATCAAAAGTGGGTAGAAGAGTAATAGAAGGATCAGAAATAACTTGagactgaaagaaatattgattttcaaagaaaatcacatttcGGGAGATCCAGAATTTGTTCGCATGAGCATCATAGCAAATAAATCCTTTCTGAGTAGGGCTATATCCCATAAAAGTACACATGACAGATTGGGCAGCCAGCTTGTGACGATCAACAGGTGgcagatgaacaaaacaaacacacccaaaagtaTGAAATGATTGATACTCAGGAGATATGCCAAATAATCGAAAATAGGGAGAATCATAATTTAGAGTGGCAGAAGGCAAACGATTGATCAGGTAAGCAGCAGTAGATAAAGCTTCTACCCAGAACTTAGAAGGGACAGAGGAATCAATTAGCAAAGTAAGGACGACATCTAAGAGATGACGATTCTTACGCTCAgcgactccattttgttgaggggtataAGGACAAGAACGCTGAGAAATGATTCCTTTTTGCTGAAGATAAGCCTGAAAGGAATGAGACATATATTCCCCCCCTGAGTAGGAGCATAAGATTTTGATACAAATACTGAACTGTGTCTCGACATGtgcaacaaatttttgaaaaacagaGAACACGTCAGCTTTAGAACGAAGAAAATAGATCCAAGTAAATTAACTATAATCATTGATAAACGTCACAAACTAACGATACTGACCATGAGAAATAATAGGACTGACACCGCAAACATCAGTATGCACAATCTCAAAGCAAATAGAAGCACGACTACCATGCGCAGGAAGAGGTaatgttttacttttaccaagaAGACAAGTAGCACAATCAAAAGATACATGAGACGAAGAATATGAATCTTTATTGCCCAAAAAACCATGTTTCAAAAGATGAGTCAAGACAACAGAATTAGGATGACCCAATTTCTTATGCCAGACTTCATTATTATTGGCAGTAACCGTACAAGCAAAAGAAACAACATTAGGAATAGAAAACTGTAAAGGAAATAGAAGTCTCACTTTAGGCCCCTTCGCGATCACCGTCCCCGACACCTGATCCTGCACAAGACAACCACCACGAGAGAAATGAACATCACAGTTATTATCCACCAATTGTCCAACAGAAATCAAGTTGGTAGATAAGCCAGGAGAGATAAAAACATTTCGAAATGAAGAACCCAAAGTACCAATAGCAGCAATGGGAAGTGTACTGCCATTAGCAATCTGAATAGTTTGCGTGCCTCCATACTCTTACGAACACCATGGAGACCCGTCGTACTACTAGTCATATGATTAGAGGCACCCAAATCAACAATCCAAGAAGAAGTGGAGGTAGGATCTGTACCTTGTAGGCCCAAAGCCGTAAAAGCAGACACAATCATCTGTTGAACCATGGCAGGTGTGAGATGAATCAGAGCTTACAGTGGAGGGCGCAGAAGAAGACGAGGACTGAACATCAGCTTGAAAGGCTTGGGATTGGCGATTCTGAGGACGCACACAACAATCTTTGATGAGATGTCCCTCTTTCTTGCAGTAGTTACAAACTTTCTTCGGACAGTTGCGAGCAATGTGACCGAACTCTTTGCAATTGAAACACTGCAACttgttcctccctctcccttgtgCTGTATAGGCGACATTCACAGCTTCAGAAAAGACCTTCTCAGAAGTCATACCCATCTGAGTGGATAATCGCTGTTCCTCACGCAATAATTCTCCCAAGCAAATATCCAAGAAAGGAACCAGATTACGGTTCAATAAATTGGCTCGAACAGGCTCAAATTCAGGTTGAAGCTTCATAAAAAACTGATCACGTTGACTCTCAGCATGAACTGCTTGAAGAGTCACGAGGGCTGTGGTGGGAACCTTAGCATGGACAATAGCAGAATACTCGCtccaaatattaataaaagcaGAATAAAATTGCTCAATGGTCAAATTACCTTGAGTGTAATTGTTAATTTCCAATTCCAATTGGAATTTCCAAGCGCTGTGGTCTTGGTGATAAATACGATGCAGATAGGCCCAC comes from Juglans microcarpa x Juglans regia isolate MS1-56 chromosome 8S, Jm3101_v1.0, whole genome shotgun sequence and encodes:
- the LOC121244160 gene encoding co-chaperone protein p23-2, with the translated sequence MKANPRRSPEVLWAQRSDKVYLTIALPDAKEVSVNCEPQGLFSFSAKGLQGELFVFSLELYGPIMPEVCKTQVGLRNILCSIQKEQKGWWERLLKSEEKPAPYLKVDWNKWCDEDEEGSTSDSASDDHNAVYIGQDDGSSDDEGMLYLPDLEKARGN
- the LOC121244162 gene encoding uncharacterized protein LOC121244162 — its product is MDVIGCKWVFKTKIKDDGTLERLKARLVAKVFHQIDGVNYTETFSLVIKPCTIWIMLSLTLVHNWDICQLDVKNAFLHGAVQYTEKDSLPLTEGVFKKAFKENYNDKLKSKTKLIVEQSPILSPIFGVSLRLKLCGPICIVFITKTTALGNSNWNWKLTITLKLQPEFEPVRANLLNRNLVPFLDICLGELLREEQRLSTQMGMTSEKVFSEAVNVAYTAQGRGRNKLQCFNCKEFGHIARNCPKKVCNYCKKEGHLIKDCCVRPQNRQSQAFQADVQSSSSSAPSTVSSDSSHTCHGSTDDCVCFYGFGPTRIRCRGR